One Sodalis praecaptivus DNA segment encodes these proteins:
- a CDS encoding ROK family protein, with product MSPQALFSLAAAGHEQAQALMDEHGVALGRIAATAATILDPSILILGGGLSQNQPFAQRIMDEFSLRNQDTRIEVSQMGPEATVVGACLLARDLAITHIVDRYHRPICARPTLLAP from the coding sequence CTGTCGCCGCAGGCGCTATTTTCGCTGGCCGCCGCGGGACATGAACAGGCGCAGGCGCTGATGGACGAGCACGGCGTCGCCCTTGGCCGCATCGCCGCCACCGCCGCGACGATCCTCGACCCCAGCATTTTGATCCTGGGGGGCGGCCTGTCGCAAAATCAGCCCTTCGCTCAACGGATTATGGACGAGTTTAGTCTACGAAATCAGGACACGCGCATCGAGGTCTCCCAAATGGGGCCGGAGGCCACGGTCGTGGGAGCATGTTTGTTGGCGCGGGATTTAGCCATCACGCATATCGTCGATCGGTATCATCGACCGATATGCGCCCGTCCAACATTGCTTGCGCCATAG
- a CDS encoding YidH family protein, protein MQEPVEKSELKWWQQGKRPDYRFSLANERTFLAWIRTALALLAGAVGLEQFTAHFDSSRTSHILSFSLAIGAGLLGGLAWYRWKENEKAMRTDRDMPYSKLLIALSLYLLFIVLVFIYLTFID, encoded by the coding sequence ATGCAAGAACCGGTAGAAAAAAGTGAGTTGAAATGGTGGCAGCAAGGAAAACGTCCCGATTATCGTTTTTCACTGGCCAATGAAAGAACCTTTCTCGCCTGGATCCGCACTGCCCTGGCGCTTCTTGCCGGCGCGGTGGGACTGGAACAGTTTACCGCTCATTTCGATTCGTCCCGGACCAGCCATATTCTCTCATTTTCCCTTGCCATCGGTGCCGGTTTACTGGGTGGCCTGGCCTGGTATCGCTGGAAAGAAAATGAAAAAGCGATGCGCACGGACCGCGATATGCCCTATTCAAAGCTACTTATTGCGCTCTCGTTATACCTGCTGTTTATTGTCTTGGTATTTATCTATTTGACCTTTATTGACTGA
- a CDS encoding DUF202 domain-containing protein, with protein MRDPGLQPERTSLAWARTNFLLFVVALLFIREAILYDKYLYALAAVILCFIGSSNFIINKVSAFYPCPDTLGNYPVRYFMILAYSASVVLASLLFLVDFLSDGH; from the coding sequence ATGCGGGACCCTGGTTTACAACCCGAGAGAACCTCACTGGCGTGGGCCAGGACAAACTTTCTTCTTTTTGTGGTTGCCCTGCTTTTCATACGGGAAGCCATTTTGTACGATAAATATCTTTATGCCCTGGCCGCGGTGATATTATGTTTCATCGGCAGCAGTAATTTTATTATCAACAAAGTGTCCGCTTTTTATCCCTGCCCGGATACCCTGGGCAACTATCCGGTACGCTATTTTATGATCCTGGCCTATAGCGCCTCGGTCGTTTTGGCAAGCCTGCTATTTCTGGTGGACTTTCTATCTGATGGGCATTAA
- a CDS encoding leucine-rich repeat domain-containing protein, with translation MNSSALRPYHACYPHYTSYSFADVPVSRPPRLTVAEEASGRRQEDYHLIWETWMNNAPPGSLEHRAIACERMKNCLANNDHELYLTEMNLSSLPSPLPPCIKLHLSDNRLEILPELPPELEYLDASNNQLRELPVNLPPQLTFLLVDYNQLEALPENLPDRLKILLACNNSLTALPERLPAGMLTLKVCNNCLSALPAVLPTQLTHLAVDANRLSTLPNVLPPRLITLSANFNNLQSLPNMLHTAIATLLISNNWLGKLDDALPKDILFLDASFNQLTRLPDTLGEKQPRLMFLNLSNNSLTSLPACLPAGLTQIYLGHNQLTALPPCLPETLVYLQVRNNLLRTLPASLPAGLARLQAENNQLVSLPETLPASLTHLTLTNNQLTALPKTLLTGLAYLNVDNNPLPSC, from the coding sequence ATGAATAGTAGTGCTCTACGACCTTATCATGCCTGTTACCCCCATTATACTTCCTACTCGTTTGCGGACGTCCCGGTAAGCCGGCCGCCCCGCCTTACCGTCGCCGAAGAAGCTTCGGGACGGCGTCAGGAAGATTATCATTTAATCTGGGAGACCTGGATGAATAACGCGCCGCCAGGCTCGCTGGAGCATCGCGCTATCGCCTGCGAAAGAATGAAAAATTGTTTGGCCAACAATGACCATGAGCTGTATTTAACAGAAATGAATTTGTCCTCGCTTCCCTCCCCGCTACCGCCGTGCATAAAGCTACATCTTTCCGACAATCGCTTAGAAATATTGCCCGAATTGCCTCCTGAATTGGAGTATTTAGACGCCAGCAATAATCAACTTAGGGAATTACCCGTGAATTTGCCGCCACAGTTGACCTTTCTGCTGGTGGATTATAATCAGTTGGAAGCGCTGCCCGAAAATTTGCCTGATAGACTGAAAATACTGCTGGCCTGCAATAATAGCCTGACAGCCCTACCGGAAAGGCTGCCCGCGGGCATGCTAACGTTAAAAGTCTGCAATAATTGCCTCAGCGCGCTGCCCGCGGTGCTGCCCACGCAATTAACGCATTTGGCCGTCGACGCTAACAGATTATCTACGCTGCCGAACGTTTTACCGCCGAGGTTGATTACCTTGAGCGCCAATTTCAATAACCTTCAGTCGTTGCCGAATATGTTGCATACCGCCATTGCCACATTGCTCATCAGCAACAATTGGCTGGGGAAGCTTGACGACGCGCTACCGAAAGACATCCTGTTCCTCGACGCGAGTTTCAACCAATTAACGCGTCTGCCGGACACCCTTGGCGAAAAGCAACCCAGACTGATGTTTCTTAATCTGAGCAACAATTCGCTGACCTCATTGCCGGCTTGCCTGCCAGCGGGACTGACCCAAATTTATCTTGGCCATAATCAGCTTACCGCGTTGCCCCCTTGTCTGCCCGAGACGCTGGTTTATCTCCAGGTAAGAAATAATTTATTGCGCACGCTGCCGGCCAGCCTGCCTGCAGGTCTCGCGCGGTTGCAGGCGGAGAACAATCAGTTGGTCTCCCTACCGGAGACATTACCCGCCAGTTTAACTCACCTCACTCTGACCAATAATCAACTTACCGCATTGCCAAAAACGCTGCTGACGGGCCTGGCGTATCTCAACGTAGATAATAATCCGCTGCCCTCTTGTTAG
- a CDS encoding diacylglycerol kinase — protein MNNKHTGLMRLSRATVYSVQGIRAAWRHEAAFRQEIVLGALAIAVACWLDIDAISRLLLILPVILVAVVELLNSAIEALIDRVSPERHPLAGRAKDMGSAAVLMAIVLAATSWLTLLWHHYG, from the coding sequence ATGAACAACAAACATACCGGCCTGATGCGCCTGTCGCGAGCCACTGTCTATTCGGTCCAGGGCATTCGCGCCGCCTGGCGCCATGAGGCGGCCTTTCGTCAGGAAATCGTCCTCGGCGCACTCGCCATTGCCGTCGCCTGCTGGCTGGATATTGATGCCATCAGCCGGTTACTATTAATCCTTCCCGTCATCTTGGTGGCGGTGGTGGAATTGCTTAATAGCGCCATCGAAGCGCTAATCGATCGGGTGAGTCCAGAACGGCATCCGCTGGCCGGACGCGCAAAAGATATGGGATCAGCTGCGGTCTTGATGGCGATAGTGCTGGCCGCGACCAGCTGGCTTACCCTATTATGGCACCATTATGGCTGA
- a CDS encoding adenylate kinase: MKINVVGTSGSGKSTFSRRLAAQLAIPYIEMDALFWQPNWTPSSDAAFFARLEQALAQAHWVLDGNYHRSCGIKWRQAQMIVWLDYSLTRTLWQATARAWRRSWRQQEIWPGTGNRESLRRSFLSRESVVLWTLKTYRSNRRRYLAIQQDPRYRHVQFVPLRSPRHAERFLSQLTASVSGQPLSAAADGRDSAAGGETDQ, translated from the coding sequence ATGAAAATTAATGTTGTCGGCACCAGCGGCAGCGGCAAATCCACCTTTTCCCGCCGTCTGGCGGCGCAGCTGGCGATCCCGTATATAGAAATGGACGCGCTGTTCTGGCAACCGAATTGGACCCCAAGCAGCGATGCGGCGTTTTTTGCCCGCCTAGAACAGGCTTTGGCGCAGGCGCATTGGGTGCTGGACGGCAACTATCATCGCAGTTGCGGGATAAAATGGCGGCAGGCGCAGATGATCGTTTGGCTGGATTACAGCCTGACGCGCACCCTATGGCAGGCCACCGCTCGCGCCTGGCGCCGCAGTTGGCGGCAGCAGGAGATTTGGCCCGGTACCGGCAACCGGGAGAGTCTTCGGCGATCCTTTCTCAGCCGCGAATCCGTGGTGCTTTGGACGCTAAAAACCTACCGCAGCAACCGCCGGCGCTACCTGGCGATTCAGCAAGACCCACGCTATCGGCACGTGCAGTTTGTCCCGCTGCGCTCACCGCGCCACGCGGAGCGCTTTCTAAGTCAGCTGACCGCCAGCGTGAGCGGCCAGCCCTTGAGCGCCGCCGCCGATGGACGCGATAGCGCCGCCGGCGGCGAGACCGACCAGTAG